TGAAACCATACGAAATGAAAAGGCCTTATAGTTAAATTTGTTGTGTGAGGTTTTACATATAAAGCTTAGACTTATTTCAAATTGAAGTCAAAATTGATGGGTCCAGATAGTCTTTATATATGCAGAAAGACGAAGAACTACATATTTTGGCATCAAACAAACAAACTTTttgattaaaaaattataaaagttaTATCAAAATCAACGTAACAATTCTCTGGTGCATTCCCCCTCAATAACCCCTGCATCATGTCAGATTAGAATGgtcaaaaacatgtaaaaaaataGCAGATTTTTTTAGTACTTCAAAAGctcaaaaattgaaaaataaacaaACTAATATAACTATGCAGTAATTAAGTTTTGATAAGTCGATCTTATTTTTGCTCACTATGTCAATGGCTCCTGATAAGGTAATTATTAAAAGTACAACAGATATTATCAAATTATTACTAGTATTTATCACCATTTCTACTAAAAAACTTGTCAATATATAATGTTCTCCTAACCCTTTTTTCATGCTTATTACATTCCATGATTACATGTAGGAATGGAATGAATTTTCATATACATgttaaaacatgattttttttctgGAAAGGTTTGTGTTGCTAAAAGTCACATATGAAGAAAAAAGGTTATAGCAATTTTTTAAacaatttcatgttggaatggaaaacaaaaacatcatatggctaacaaaATGGGAGGAATCACATTCCTTCAAGAATtgtccattccattccattccaccAGGCAAAacaaacaacattttttttattccAACGAAACAAACACTTCAATTCCATCATACCAAATAACAATCTTAGTTGTGACATTAAGTGGTCATTTTCATTTCACCCTGCAGCAATATATTCCAAAATCGATGTCTACGTTCATGAACCACATATCAAAACATAAGTGCAATCGTCTAAATACCTAAAAACACGTATTGCATaaacttaaaacaattaaaaacgcaTCCTCGTACCTGACTTTTCTAACAAGAATCGACTTGAGCTTACGAGCCAGGTCTTGGGATTTAAGCCTACGCTGTAGATTCTTTCGAGCCAAAATTCGCTTCTCTGAGTTCTTGATGTGATATAGCTGTTCGTTTTTTATCATTCGTTCGATGCCACTAGATTGCATTATCCTCTGCATATAAGTCAGTCCTCTCTCCAAATTGTTGTTCAGAATCTTCACCCGGATACCCCGCCATTGCTGTAGATCTGAGTTCAGATTGTTTAATCCGACGTTTGGGCGTGTGAAGATGGATGCGATGCTCCTGTGTATGGAATTCATCGTTAGGGTTTCGCTTTTGGGGAAAAATTAGAGAAATTGAAGTGGAACCTGCGTACCTAATCtatataataaatgaaagtttttttttttttttgccacatgtcctcttctctttCGTTTGGACACTTGGCATTttctaaaaaatttaaattttttattttccacttgtcattttaatgtatttttcattttattaaattaaaattgcaCATTTAATGtctaaggtaatatatatgtaaagtatttattagaaagggtttatatatgtaatgtatttaatACATTGAAGTTTCAATAATTTgaataattcaaatttttttttcatttttcttataaattcaaacttttcaaattgttaaagtttcatatattttttttaattaaacccatgtaatacatgggtctcacacctagtaagtaaatataaaacgtAAAAAAGCATTTTTAAAGTATCCTCCacgtgtcaatctctcatgagttttgacacttgtcattttgtggtatttttgaaataaatattatccatttgtcaatttttgattttttttttcaatttttaaaattaaagtcatatatacttatatatgtaaagtattaaatatcatatatatgatattaaattgcaataaatacatttttcctttcttattttaaaattgtacattaaaaaatattttatgtttacacttaatttaatgtttattttttttaaatcaacccgtataatatacgggtctcacacctagtctactataatatgacatttgtcattttgtggtatttttaaaataaatattatccacttgtcaatttttgattttttttcaatttttaaaattaaagtcatatatacttatatatataaagtattaaatatcatatatatgatattaaattgcaataaatacatttttcctttcttattttaaagttgtacattaaaaaatattttatgtttacacttaatttaatgtttattttttttaaatcaacccgtataatatacgggccTCACACCTAGTCTACTATAATATgataaataaagtttttttttgttatttgtgaATTTCTCATTAATTTTGACATTtgttattttattgtaattttgaaaaaaatattatcGACTTgtcaatttctgatttgttttaatttttaaaattaaaatcatatatttatatatataatattaaatataatatatatgatattaaattgcaatgaaTATGTTTCTaagtttcttattttaaagttttacATTGAAAAATATTTACTACttatattttaatgtttaattttttttaaatcaactcgTATAATATACGAGTCTCACacctaataaatgaataaattaatgtttttttcCACATGATCTCTTCTCCTTTATTTGGACACATAacattttttagaatttttaaattttctatttttcacttaccattttattgtattttttattttattaaattaaaatttcacatttaatatgtaaactaatatatatgtaaggtatttattaaaaatggtttatatataatgtattcaatacattaaagcctcattaaatttaataatttaaaatttttctcatttttcttataaattcaaactttccaaattgttaaaatttcatatttaatttttttaaataaactcatgtaatacataggtctcacacctagtaaatTATATTATAATGTTTAACCCTATATTATATATATCCTTATATTTTAGTGTAACACTATATAACTATATAGTAttgaataaaaaacaatatatttaaaatattcttTTTAGTGTTAAATATAATGTAATGAGTTGGAAGACTTTAATGTATACACTATCTTTTAcactataattataattataaatataatgtaAAAATATAATGTTAAAGGTTGGAGATAATCATAATATATGTGGTTCAAAAATAATGAATTTCATTTGCCTTTTCAAGGATTTTGCTCTTTATGGTTTCAAAATTGTAAATTTGGTCCATAACCTCAGATTTTATTATAGCTTTAATCGTGACGAATAACCCATGTTATCTTCCATCCGTTAACTCATTTTAAGTGCTTTTTACACAaggtattttattcattttacatCAGAACAAATTATAGAGACCAAACTtacaatttttcctaaaaactATCATAAAGTACATAAATAGTCCATGTGATTTGGGTTAATCTGTATGTTTtgtccataatttttttttaactcaaaCAGTCCTTATAATATAATTCTGTTACGATTTTGATCTCTGACATAtataaaaagactattatgcattttttttattttcttttaattatttctgatttttaaataataaaaataaaaatgggtcCCACCCTTTATACCATTCCTTTTGATTGGAATACTACGACCCACACTTTTAAGCACCTAGAGGAAATTTAGCACCACTGCTCACAACCACCACACCAACGGCCCTCCAGTAGACTACCAACACTCTACCGAACAATCATCCAACATGATTTCTATTTCTCTTATGAATTTGAACGAAAAAACACTAAACACCATAAGCATCTTACCTCCATCGTGATACCCAGCCTTCATTGTTCCTCTCGTCGTAGGAGCTGCCTTTGTTCCTCTACCAACGAAGTCGGTGACTTTGTTTCTTTGTCGCTCTGGTGACTTTGAAGACCAGATCTAAAAAATCGACGACATATTAAAGCTTCGTTCTTCTAAAACCCAAACCCCCACTAGTGGTTATCGATgccaacaaaataaataaccCCATATATTGCACACACGATAGTATATAATGGCAAGGGGATCGAATCCACAGAGACTGATTCAATTTGTATATGAAAATCTTTATGTACAAATACTTgtgaaacaaaaataaaagtaaaaaataggGGTTTTAATCTTTTGGTTGTTTAAAGAAACTAAAGTTATACTAAGACTTAGAAATTACAATTCAACaacaagagtttgatgtaaatcaATGATAGAAATATGGTTGACTTTGGTTTTCATTAGATGGACACTTAGTTAATTATAATTAGACACTATGGTTGGCTTAATGATAATTAACTAAGTGTCAATGGGAGAAATATGGTTGACTTTGGCTAGACTTTTCTTGTTTAGTATGGTTGGCTTAATGATAATTAACTAAGtgtcaccttcatctgatgaacaagtcctgacctcgactcgccgagttgtatgaacaactcgtcgggttcatcttcaatcttaaggagattgtcttggactcgccgagtctgttctagtactcatcgagtcccatgaaatccaggtctaaaactaagtccaatgcgttgggtcactctttATGCCCTGCTACAACCCTTCTAATCACCCAACTAAGTtctttgaccctcaacagatatgggactcaaagccttggactcgtcgagtcccaggaacggactcgccgagtcggtaatgtccatgctctatttcctcgatttatgatgtacaacctttgaatAAATGATAGATCCAATcccctaagctcgatctagcacgtaaagttttgaactttacgtgcatgcatgggacttttgagccaaaaaggctctaaaatgactCTTATGTTTCATGGgaccttccttgggtgcaaaagcaacccaaatctgcttTGTGACTCCTTCCAAGACTTAGATCcgaagtcttgacccccaaccatgtttgaaaTCATGGTTGGCCACCTTGTTtggcttaaaaagccctaaatcttccccaaaaagggatttaacaaatgaaagagcaaggttacaactttttaccttcaatgaactgtataaggtgcacaaactcgggttcccttggtctttacttgcttcctcaagcctttctccttccttcttaagaccacaagcaccaaaatcccccaacaaggcttagattgcttcaataacggctagggtttcaatgagaggtgttctaggagcataagggacgttgtggccgacataacattgcttaaatagggtgcaaaccctcatattagggtttttgtccagacagggtctactcgtcaagtccgggacccgactcgtcgagtccatcacttaaatcccgcgtcccgtcccgcttctactcggcgagttggtcctttaactcgccgagtctagggccaaaaatgcaaaatacttagaaaGAAATACGTACCAAGACCCATGTGCTACAAGTCATGCCTACCCCATCCTTTTTGTACCCGAACAACTTGAAAAATGTTCAACTTAAcaatgtaagcacaaatcttaatgagttccccaatataccatatATCACATcacatatacaatgcatacaaaACAAAGGCTCTTGACTCTAGTATTGATCAACCTAATCAATCGCGACTAACTTCTCCCATGTCATATGGTCATCAACAGCAACTAACAACTCTCGTGCCGTCTAGTCATCAACGGTGACTAACGGCTCCAATGCAGTCTAGTCATCAACAATGAGTATTCTAGGCTTATAACTATAGTATGGTTCCACCATTAACTTCTCAACataaaatatcaacatatcatacaatcaaacaatcaacatgCAAAGATTATACTAGCCTACTTAACTAATCAACATACTACAATATGTCAACATCCTATCATGCAAATGATATATATTGTAACACAAAATATAATGAGATAACTTACCTAAATATGAAGAGTTGAAAAAGCACATCGGTAATATCCACAAATCACATACCTTAACCAATATACaaacttacaaaggtccaactATTATTGACGATTCACCTTATGAATGTGGAGTCATACGTAATCGAGAAAAAGATAGCCAGTCAGACAAATGTTCGTACTCGAGAGTAATATATCAAACAAGAACCATGTAATATGGCTAGATCAAGAATTATAAGGATATCATATCATAACTACGCATAACCCCTAAGCATCCACTCGACGATATATCAATACTAACATAACCCAACAAGCAAACCTGACACATATACTAACACAATGCTATCCTAGTCTATCACATACTTGTATACATATAGCACACAAACATCCTACCACACATTAGACATGTAATGTCACACATATTATAATGAGAAAACTCACTTGGGTCTAGCTAATCAACCACAAGCCTCATATGCGAGTCAACATCAACGAATATGGTAACATGAACCACCTAATACCAATCAGAGACCTATTCTTAGTCTAAAACTCATATCCATCAAAGTTTTACCAAAATTAAAACTAGTCAAAAGTCGATGGTCAGGTGGGTCAACACATCGCGACCGGGCTCTTGGTCGCATTGCGACTAGTAGGTGACAAACAGTTGTGAATCCATCTTTAGGCTCGTATCGTGACCCTCCCTTAGTCGCATCGCGCTTCTCTAAGAAGAGCACTTGTTCTATTAAATGCTTAATCTCTCCAGCCAAAGGTTAACATTCTCAAATATGAATCCAACATGGgttttaatggataaagtttccaactttatccattcaaAAGTCCAAAGAAATCTATAGCTCAAACCCTAAACCTTAAGGAGTCCAAAATGCTACTAGAATAATGCATAGATCAAAAGTCAAGACAAAAATCACTTCTGTCCACCACTAGGGGTCCAGGGGACCATGAAACATAACCTTTAGGACATGAGAGTTCCACAACTCCATCCAAATCCATAAAAAGGACTAAAGCGTGATAAAAAAAACCTAGATCTATTAAGCAAATCAcataaaggtggagactttatatGTTAAAAAGGTTCGAAGAGCTATGAAGATGAAGGGAAAAAATCTGGACCTTGCTTCCCTTGGCACTAGAATGGTTTGCTTCCTTTTCAAGCTCCCATCTCAAACATAAAACACCAACAATGCATGTAAGGAGGCAAGAGTTTTGACGTGAGGGGCTTTTATGCGATTGGAGGCTGAGTAATTAGGGAAATTGGTAGATCTATATGCTTAAGAATATATCATTTAGAAATTATGTTTGCCAATAActtatgatcctatagggtcacacctttagcAAGTTGCCacatattgattatttattaagtaatttgattattaataaatatattcaaCTCTTGTATTTAAGTGGGAAATTATTatttatggaaataatattttctaAAAGAGAAAAAAACAGCTTGTAATTCATagtttatgatttatatgttgTGTACATCTTTTTGGACCCTTTGTATTccatttatataaagttagtttATATAAATAAAAGGTTTATATACTTGTATACAATAAGTAGTGAAAGACACCCATGCTTAGACTTATTCCTTGTCAAAGTCGTAGGTAGTGATGGAGATGGCGAGGTTGCTTGTAAAGTAACCCCTTACACCCCATGTCTCTTCCTTTTATCCCATGCTTTCATTTATGAAAGGTATGATACTTACTACTTGCACTATACTATATAAGGAGAAGACTAACTAGTTATTTGATTGATTGTTACTTCCTTCTCTTCTTGTGTTTTGAAGCTAAGTGAAGATTTGGTGCTTAGAAGTGCttctcctttagtgcttatttgtGATATGTACTTAAAGCCTTAAGAAGTACTTCATACAAGAGAGAACTATCATTCTTGGTGTCTTAATCTTTTTGGTGGATACATTATAGAGAATATCTATTCTtcaatttttcccatcttcatcaACTCTCGAAAACCAAGTGGGATCAAATTCTTCAAATGTTGTATTCTTAACGTACTATGGTTGTCATAATctttttagtttatttaattgGATCCTCTTGATGGTTTTGTTAAAATGATCATAAAAATAAAGGGAGAATTTCGTATATACCCTTATTAAAAGGCTAAATATCGTATTTATCCAGCATAACCTCTAAATATCGTATTTTccctttttaatgttttaaaatatcaGATATGCCCAAATCTATTTTTTAaacaatatttattatttaaaaaccattttttatatgttaaaaccatcaaaaaataaataaataactagaTGGACAATAATACCCTTTCAACTAAATCACAATAATCCATTACCTCCGTAAATTGGAATCACCATCGATATTGTAACACTGCCTCTACTTTTTTTTCGCGCCTTCTGCCAATCTTTGTTGCAATCGTATAATCATCATGTAATTTTATGTTttgtatttgttaattgattattCAATTCGTGATTAGAACTACAGATAGCTTAAAAAATCGCAAGAACTGATCAGATATAAACTGTAGGTAATCATGTAGGTAAATCACAACAAATGTGGAGAGCTTTTGGTTTGTGGGCCATTAGTGTTTTGGAACTACTATGGTCTACaatatatatattagaatatGGAGAAAGTGGAACCATACAGATTATCATAATTACATTGCTTGTTAATATTTTGGGACTATTATTGAATAATTTACACATTGATACTAACCACCCTAAGTAACCGACATGTGAACGAGATTTTGTAGCTTCATGATTTGCGACTTTAAAGAGATGCGTGAGATCTGCATGGCCAATAGAAGAGTCAACAGTGATAGACTAGAAATGTAGCAATTGCAGAGTCGACTTCACCGCTAAACTCCTTCTTAATATgtacatatgtatacatacaaAACATAAAATTACCTGATGGGTATACGACTACAACAAATTATTGGCAGAAGGCatgaaaaaaagaagaagaggcAGGGTTACATATTTCGTTCGTGATTCCAAATGTCGCACGTAATGGATTCTTGTGATTTAGAAGGCCAGGGTATTATGGTCTAtttggttgtttttttttttgatgattttaatatataaaaaaagattcttaaataataaaaattgtttaaaaaatagATCTGAGCAAATccactatttaaaaaaaattaagaaggGCAAATACCATATTAAGAATTTAAGTCGAGTAATTACAATATTTAAACGTTTAATaaggatatatatgaaatttAGCCAAAAATAAATTAGTTATTTTAAAGTCTTGCGTTTGCCGCTTAAAATTGTttcataaaaaaattgttttttttgctTCCCAAAACTCATCAATGGTATCGGAGCATTTTTTACatgttagaaaattttatttaactgCTTGATAACCTTTGGTTTTGGAAAATATATTTGATATATCTTTTGGTAAAAAAATcactaaatatattttttataacaacttgtttttttataattgttttttgTATGCAATCAATTTTTTCATAGATTTGGTTGTATAAAGTTGTCTTAGTTTATAAACAAAACATTAGGACTATTTTGTTATGTTtcattgatattatttattcatgagatgtgatatatatatatatatatatatatatatatatatatatatatatatatatatatatatatatatatatatatatatagtcaagatcaaataagaaggaaatttttggtaggaaggtaagaagttttttttctacatattttttcgcgaacaaacaaaatgaatcattagatgatttatTTGTaaaatgattcacaagaaaaaattctcaaaaaaacatctcgatgattcatttatacaatgattttgttgttattcactaaaattgtaataaaagtgaattttttcttaatttacttaaaaatgaatcataaagatgtttttttgggaattttttcttgtgaatcatcttacaaatgaatcatctagtgattcattta
The genomic region above belongs to Lactuca sativa cultivar Salinas chromosome 4, Lsat_Salinas_v11, whole genome shotgun sequence and contains:
- the LOC111892312 gene encoding uncharacterized protein LOC111892312 — translated: MNSIHRSIASIFTRPNVGLNNLNSDLQQWRGIRVKILNNNLERGLTYMQRIMQSSGIERMIKNEQLYHIKNSEKRILARKNLQRRLKSQDLARKLKSILVRKVRGY